The following proteins come from a genomic window of Natrinema saccharevitans:
- a CDS encoding DNA cytosine methyltransferase has protein sequence MSDGPTCVDLFSGAGGFSLGFENAGFDILVASDYHETAGKTHQANFDHPFLQADITNLADDVQPLLDKGGFDTGDVDVLVGGPPCKGFSITGAQNEDDARNTLLLRYIDVLEALEPDAIIIENVPGVKSIKDGAYVDDIISRTRDLGYNTRMLELNSANYGVPQRRERVFFIGYKGSHPVSRPRRTHVTDVGQQRLGSVSKTRNCQTVKEAISDLSFLGIGESSSEYMDIPHSDYQRLMRKDHDGPLYNHTAPNHGSRVQERFGAMEPGDRMDDLPEKLQTSKYTLHRLHPDQPSPTITTLPEDLVHYSRNRIPTVREMARLQSFPDGFKFEGPRTTGGNRREESLPQYSQVGNAVPPIMAEALARHVKATLEGEDPVEAAENLLNRMGLS, from the coding sequence ATGAGCGATGGACCCACCTGTGTAGATCTCTTCTCTGGTGCTGGTGGATTCAGTCTTGGCTTTGAAAATGCTGGATTCGATATCCTTGTTGCATCAGATTATCATGAAACTGCCGGTAAAACTCATCAAGCAAATTTTGATCATCCATTCCTTCAGGCAGATATCACCAACTTAGCAGATGATGTTCAGCCTCTATTGGATAAAGGAGGATTTGATACTGGTGATGTAGATGTCTTAGTTGGTGGACCGCCGTGTAAGGGGTTCAGCATTACCGGCGCTCAAAACGAGGATGACGCTCGTAATACTCTTCTCCTGAGGTATATCGATGTACTCGAGGCTCTGGAACCAGATGCAATTATAATAGAGAATGTCCCTGGTGTGAAATCGATAAAAGATGGTGCGTATGTAGATGACATCATTTCACGCACACGTGATTTAGGGTACAACACTCGAATGCTGGAACTCAACAGTGCTAATTACGGAGTGCCACAGCGTCGAGAACGCGTATTCTTTATTGGTTACAAAGGGTCTCACCCGGTTTCCCGTCCACGACGGACTCATGTTACCGATGTTGGTCAGCAGCGATTAGGGTCGGTATCTAAAACACGCAACTGTCAAACAGTCAAGGAGGCAATAAGCGATTTATCATTTCTTGGTATCGGAGAAAGTAGTTCCGAATATATGGATATCCCGCACAGTGACTATCAGCGATTGATGCGCAAAGACCACGACGGTCCACTCTACAACCATACAGCTCCTAATCATGGTTCCCGCGTTCAGGAGCGATTTGGAGCAATGGAGCCTGGGGACCGTATGGACGATCTGCCGGAGAAGTTACAAACGAGTAAATACACCCTTCATCGGTTACATCCAGACCAGCCTTCGCCAACGATAACAACCCTACCAGAAGATTTGGTACACTATTCGCGTAATCGAATACCCACTGTTCGAGAAATGGCGCGCCTACAGTCTTTCCCTGACGGTTTCAAATTTGAAGGGCCACGGACGACTGGTGGAAATCGAAGAGAAGAATCACTACCACAGTATTCGCAAGTAGGGAACGCCGTACCACCAATTATGGCGGAAGCTCTCGCACGACACGTAAAAGCGACACTCGAAGGCGAAGATCCAGTTGAAGCAGCTGAAAATCTACTTAATCGTATGGGTTTAAGTTAG
- a CDS encoding PDDEXK family nuclease — MNLDDIDLDAVQNEIQGDGFLDEVREEYMPNSNTMSEEAINKWEDENYEITPDSVEENADHLLHSLLKREQDLYNHYQSQVYSQALVYFLKNHYDVGQTALSSFEDDDDDMEYADYPTLQSIFTSIEEDYESTDGFVSTFEKILPKLYPMMDSISVSAQQSRRIRAGSSLQSHLLNLFDRANFSVENVISAGNGHIYKVKKKNEPDDVETVNVYISCLTTMRDRFRQTLSDTSEVLSEENQRRFIATASGTTLITASAADDVTIKKVREVTEEGFTLIVFEEVKDKQFSEIEGVISYKDFFGDRLPEILDTDR; from the coding sequence ATGAATCTCGACGACATTGATCTCGATGCTGTTCAAAATGAAATTCAAGGAGATGGATTCCTTGATGAGGTCCGTGAAGAGTATATGCCTAATTCGAACACGATGTCTGAGGAAGCGATTAATAAGTGGGAGGATGAAAACTACGAAATTACACCTGATAGCGTTGAAGAAAATGCTGATCATTTGCTTCATTCTCTTCTAAAGAGAGAACAAGATCTGTATAACCACTACCAATCACAAGTCTACAGTCAGGCATTAGTCTATTTTCTCAAAAATCACTATGACGTTGGTCAAACAGCATTGTCCTCGTTTGAAGATGACGATGACGATATGGAGTATGCTGACTATCCAACTCTCCAAAGTATTTTCACATCGATCGAGGAAGATTATGAATCAACAGATGGGTTTGTATCCACTTTCGAAAAGATCCTACCGAAACTCTATCCCATGATGGACTCAATTAGTGTTTCTGCTCAACAGTCCCGACGGATCCGCGCAGGATCAAGCCTCCAGAGTCACTTACTGAACCTTTTCGATAGAGCAAACTTTAGCGTTGAAAATGTGATTTCGGCTGGCAACGGCCATATCTATAAGGTGAAAAAGAAAAATGAACCAGATGATGTGGAGACCGTTAATGTGTATATCTCATGCCTCACAACAATGAGAGATCGATTCCGACAAACACTGTCTGACACATCAGAAGTTCTTAGTGAAGAGAATCAACGTCGGTTCATCGCGACTGCATCTGGTACAACTCTGATTACGGCCTCAGCCGCAGACGATGTCACTATCAAAAAGGTCCGTGAAGTAACAGAAGAAGGGTTTACACTAATAGTATTTGAGGAAGTGAAAGACAAACAATTCTCTGAGATCGAAGGTGTGATATCTTACAAGGATTTCTTCGGTGACCGTCTCCCCGAGATTTTAGACACCGATCGTTAG
- a CDS encoding site-specific integrase, with the protein MRLKPYPQREGKRVWLSEDELQAVIDEAEDNRQMIAFLLAGRCGLRRCEIVQVTPADVVETPTGTHLRVWEDVAKQEHYREPPVPDQLATYIAAHTDAAGIAPDESIVDVTAKTVYRWVQRAAERLHAESGDRGWSFLDVHDLRRTWGTNLLEQGVLPSVVMDWGGWEDWETFRRHYLGEFSPEAIRRERGKVNYLENNTSKGTGRVNPIAESISVNSDRMS; encoded by the coding sequence ATGAGACTGAAGCCCTACCCGCAACGCGAAGGGAAGCGCGTGTGGTTGAGTGAAGACGAACTGCAGGCCGTGATCGACGAGGCGGAGGACAACCGCCAGATGATTGCGTTCCTGCTTGCCGGTCGATGCGGACTGCGTCGCTGCGAGATCGTCCAAGTAACGCCCGCCGATGTCGTCGAGACGCCGACCGGGACACACTTGCGCGTCTGGGAGGACGTTGCGAAGCAGGAACACTACCGCGAGCCGCCGGTTCCCGATCAACTGGCGACGTACATCGCCGCCCACACCGACGCCGCCGGGATCGCACCGGATGAGTCGATCGTCGACGTGACCGCCAAGACGGTCTACCGCTGGGTGCAGCGAGCTGCCGAACGGCTCCACGCCGAGAGCGGAGATCGCGGCTGGTCGTTCCTCGACGTCCACGACTTGCGGCGAACCTGGGGGACGAACCTGCTCGAGCAGGGCGTCCTACCATCGGTCGTGATGGACTGGGGCGGCTGGGAGGACTGGGAGACGTTCAGACGGCACTACCTCGGCGAGTTCTCGCCGGAAGCGATTCGGCGGGAGCGGGGGAAGGTGAATTACCTTGAGAACAATACCTCAAAAGGAACTGGCCGAGTAAACCCTATAGCAGAGTCAATAAGTGTAAATTCCGACAGGATGAGTTAA